In a genomic window of Ignavibacteriales bacterium:
- a CDS encoding molybdenum cofactor guanylyltransferase, with protein MTKRSDVLGAVLAGGKSTRMGTEKALLPVKGRPMIQYAAETLAKVFAETVIVGGSQDKYGFLKCEIVPDLFEGCGPLGGIHAALHRSKPRAAFVLSCDTPFIPADLIEFLLRAKAPDLTVIATFDGVLQPLCGVYDASSFPEIDRDIEQGKYSVFKTLKNIEHVEIPITPDLPFFTPQLFWNMNRPEDYRILSQPDAGTSHG; from the coding sequence ATGACGAAGCGGTCAGATGTTCTCGGCGCGGTTCTCGCCGGCGGCAAGAGCACGCGCATGGGTACGGAGAAAGCGTTATTGCCCGTCAAAGGCCGTCCGATGATCCAGTATGCAGCTGAGACGCTTGCGAAGGTGTTTGCTGAAACTGTAATCGTTGGCGGCAGCCAGGACAAGTACGGGTTTCTGAAATGCGAGATTGTGCCGGATCTCTTTGAGGGTTGCGGTCCGCTTGGCGGTATTCATGCGGCGTTACACCGCTCCAAGCCGCGGGCTGCCTTTGTCCTGTCCTGCGACACACCATTCATCCCTGCCGATCTCATTGAATTCCTCCTCCGAGCCAAGGCGCCGGATTTGACAGTTATCGCGACATTCGACGGGGTCCTCCAACCTCTTTGCGGAGTTTATGACGCGTCGAGTTTTCCCGAAATCGATCGAGACATCGAACAAGGCAAGTACTCCGTCTTCAAAACACTCAAGAATATCGAGCATGTAGAAATCCCAATTACGCCCGATCTCCCGTTCTTCACTCCACAGCTATTCTGGAATATGAATCGACCTGAAGATTACCGAATCCTCTCACAACCTGACGCAGGGACTTCTCATGGCTGA
- a CDS encoding 4Fe-4S dicluster domain-containing protein, which produces MGRFGMVIDTVKCVGCMDCVVACKTENEVPEGFNRDWIAQDVTGSFPTLHMEIRSERCNHCDAPPCVYCCPTGASHVHSLGGVVLVEHGMCIGCKACLASCPYDARFIHPDGYADKCTFCIHRVEKGLDPACVSVCPTHCMTFGDLEDPNSSASKLLGSRKYHSLIPEAGTKPQVYYLT; this is translated from the coding sequence ATGGGGCGATTTGGAATGGTCATCGATACTGTGAAATGTGTCGGATGCATGGATTGCGTGGTTGCCTGTAAGACTGAGAACGAAGTTCCAGAAGGATTCAATCGTGACTGGATCGCACAGGACGTCACCGGCTCCTTCCCCACACTCCACATGGAAATCCGAAGCGAGCGATGCAATCATTGCGACGCTCCCCCCTGTGTGTACTGCTGCCCGACGGGAGCGAGTCACGTTCACAGCCTGGGCGGTGTAGTCCTCGTGGAACACGGGATGTGTATCGGCTGCAAGGCCTGCCTTGCCTCCTGCCCCTATGACGCGCGGTTCATCCACCCTGATGGATATGCCGATAAGTGCACGTTCTGCATCCATAGAGTGGAAAAGGGTTTGGATCCGGCGTGCGTCTCCGTTTGCCCGACTCATTGCATGACATTCGGCGACCTCGAAGATCCGAACAGTTCCGCGAGCAAGCTCCTCGGCTCAAGGAAGTACCACTCTTTGATTCCTGAGGCTGGCACAAAACCACAAGTGTACTATCTCACATAG
- a CDS encoding YeeE/YedE thiosulfate transporter family protein — MNAPFFKFGLFGDDVSLVVAFVIGIGFGFFLERAGFGSSKKLAAQFYFTDLTVFKVMFTAIITAMVGVYYLSVVGFVDLSLVYLTPTFLVPQIVGGLILGVGFVVGGYCPGTSCVAASTGRVDAMVYLLGIVFGIFVFGEAIPLVSTFYLSTPMGQITLPQISGLPYGLIVFLVVLMALGGFAGAEWVEKKMAAKKARA, encoded by the coding sequence ATGAACGCACCCTTCTTCAAATTTGGTTTATTTGGCGATGACGTCAGTCTCGTCGTCGCATTCGTCATTGGAATCGGGTTCGGCTTCTTCCTCGAGCGGGCCGGATTCGGCAGCTCAAAGAAGCTTGCCGCACAGTTCTACTTCACCGACCTCACCGTCTTCAAGGTAATGTTCACGGCGATCATTACCGCTATGGTTGGTGTTTACTACCTTTCCGTAGTCGGTTTCGTCGATCTTTCACTCGTCTATCTGACACCCACCTTCCTGGTCCCTCAAATCGTCGGAGGTCTGATCCTCGGCGTCGGGTTCGTTGTAGGCGGATACTGTCCGGGAACATCGTGCGTCGCTGCATCGACGGGACGAGTTGACGCGATGGTCTACCTCCTGGGAATCGTTTTCGGGATTTTCGTTTTCGGCGAGGCGATCCCGTTGGTAAGCACCTTCTATCTCTCGACACCGATGGGCCAGATCACGCTTCCACAAATCTCCGGCCTCCCGTACGGTTTGATCGTGTTCCTTGTTGTGCTGATGGCTCTGGGGGGATTTGCCGGAGCAGAGTGGGTTGAGAAGAAAATGGCGGCAAAGAAAGCGAGGGCCTGA
- the eda gene encoding bifunctional 4-hydroxy-2-oxoglutarate aldolase/2-dehydro-3-deoxy-phosphogluconate aldolase, which produces MKRSDILARIIESGVVAVIRMKDTNRLLKVIEAVRQGGVKNIEITMTVPGAVEIIRRLATAVPPDVLIGAGTVVDETTANQVIDAGAAFVVGPVLNLGVVSLCGKRDIPVMPGCYTPTEILTAWNAGADIIKVFPATSLGPKYFKDLRGPFPDIRLMPTGGVTIDNVGEWIAAGACAVGVGSDLLDKKAIDEERYEVLTERANRMVQNFLAAKKK; this is translated from the coding sequence ATGAAACGCTCAGACATACTTGCCCGAATAATCGAATCCGGTGTCGTTGCTGTCATCCGGATGAAAGACACGAACCGGCTTCTTAAGGTCATCGAAGCTGTACGACAGGGGGGAGTCAAGAACATCGAAATTACGATGACAGTACCGGGAGCTGTGGAAATCATCCGACGTCTGGCGACAGCCGTTCCACCCGATGTGCTCATCGGTGCCGGAACTGTGGTTGACGAGACGACGGCGAATCAGGTGATTGATGCTGGAGCGGCGTTTGTCGTTGGCCCGGTGTTGAACCTTGGCGTCGTGTCTCTCTGCGGGAAGCGGGACATTCCGGTCATGCCCGGCTGCTATACTCCGACCGAGATACTGACTGCATGGAATGCCGGCGCTGACATCATCAAGGTATTCCCTGCAACTTCACTGGGACCCAAGTATTTCAAGGATCTTCGTGGTCCCTTCCCGGATATTCGCCTGATGCCGACCGGTGGAGTGACAATCGATAATGTTGGTGAGTGGATCGCGGCGGGGGCGTGCGCAGTGGGTGTCGGAAGTGATCTGCTCGACAAGAAAGCCATCGATGAAGAGCGCTATGAAGTGCTGACGGAACGCGCCAATCGGATGGTCCAGAATTTCCTCGCCGCCAAGAAGAAGTGA
- a CDS encoding YeeE/YedE thiosulfate transporter family protein has protein sequence MATANEIGLSESKLRTGGHTERTAQPYWNPYVAGLGLGLVLLASFVIMGRGLGASGAFSSLVTVGVQAVAPNHVAANEFYSEYVGDGSKSPLKDWLVFEVLGVFVGGFISGLLANRVTKVVERGPNISSAGRLTLAFIGGGLMGIGAKLARGCTSGQALTGGALFNVGSWAFMMMVFAGAYATAYFVRRQWQ, from the coding sequence ATGGCAACAGCAAACGAAATAGGTCTCAGTGAGTCCAAGCTTCGCACGGGGGGGCACACAGAAAGGACAGCGCAGCCGTACTGGAACCCGTACGTCGCAGGGCTTGGACTTGGGCTTGTGCTGCTCGCTTCATTCGTGATCATGGGACGCGGCTTGGGGGCATCCGGTGCATTCTCATCCCTCGTGACGGTCGGTGTCCAGGCTGTGGCACCGAATCACGTGGCTGCTAACGAATTCTATTCTGAATACGTCGGCGACGGATCAAAAAGTCCATTGAAGGACTGGCTTGTCTTCGAAGTGCTCGGAGTGTTCGTCGGCGGGTTCATCTCAGGATTGCTCGCAAATCGGGTAACAAAAGTGGTCGAACGAGGGCCCAACATCAGCAGCGCCGGACGGCTGACGCTCGCGTTCATCGGTGGAGGATTGATGGGGATCGGAGCGAAGCTCGCCCGCGGCTGCACAAGCGGCCAGGCGTTGACCGGCGGCGCCCTGTTCAATGTCGGCAGCTGGGCTTTCATGATGATGGTATTCGCCGGCGCATATGCTACGGCATACTTTGTAAGGAGACAATGGCAATGA
- a CDS encoding aldose 1-epimerase: MADARTIKKAARTPLTSRNSQARSIKLVNFETGESVSILPSLGATVRELVLRCRGRLFSILEYPKSYKAMLENKHFAGVKLIPFPGRIPDATYAFAERTHKLEANSKRNFAIHGFFFDKPYQLHKTRVGDNSASLVLRSKHNGRTKGYPFAFEVRLTYTLKAGSFSCTTEIRNTDSKPIPVGDGWHPYFKTAGPVRKLLLSLPAHSVVEVTPSKVPTGAMRKPITKRSVIPLNKKTLDPVFDFGKKRQKVTTKLIDRKLGLELQVWQDSGAGRYRYLILHRPDSGSSVAIEPWTCAPNSFNNRMGLIVLKPGATFKASYGVVLKKLQK; encoded by the coding sequence ATGGCTGATGCACGCACGATCAAAAAAGCGGCGCGTACACCGCTCACCTCCAGGAACAGTCAAGCGCGTTCCATCAAGCTCGTAAATTTCGAGACGGGAGAGTCCGTTTCGATTCTTCCCAGTCTGGGAGCGACCGTGCGTGAGCTGGTCCTTCGTTGCAGAGGGAGGCTCTTCTCCATCCTGGAGTATCCCAAATCGTACAAAGCGATGCTTGAAAACAAGCACTTCGCAGGGGTCAAGCTCATTCCCTTCCCGGGCCGGATCCCCGACGCGACGTACGCGTTTGCAGAGAGAACACACAAGCTTGAGGCTAACTCGAAGCGCAACTTTGCCATTCACGGGTTCTTCTTCGACAAGCCGTATCAATTGCACAAAACGAGGGTGGGCGATAACTCTGCATCATTGGTGCTTCGATCAAAGCACAACGGCAGAACCAAGGGATATCCCTTCGCGTTCGAGGTCCGATTGACATACACGCTCAAAGCGGGCTCGTTCTCCTGTACGACAGAGATCCGGAACACGGATTCCAAGCCGATCCCTGTCGGAGACGGCTGGCACCCATATTTCAAAACCGCGGGGCCTGTCAGAAAACTTCTGCTATCGCTGCCGGCACATTCCGTGGTTGAGGTCACTCCTTCGAAAGTGCCGACGGGTGCCATGCGCAAACCGATTACAAAACGAAGTGTTATCCCGCTGAACAAGAAGACACTCGACCCGGTGTTTGACTTTGGAAAGAAACGGCAGAAGGTGACGACAAAGCTCATTGATCGGAAGCTGGGACTCGAACTGCAGGTATGGCAGGATTCGGGGGCGGGGCGCTACAGGTATTTGATTCTCCACCGGCCGGATTCGGGCTCGTCGGTGGCCATTGAACCCTGGACGTGTGCACCGAACTCATTCAACAACAGAATGGGTCTGATCGTATTGAAACCGGGCGCGACATTCAAAGCATCGTATGGAGTTGTGCTGAAAAAACTTCAGAAGTGA
- a CDS encoding carboxymuconolactone decarboxylase family protein, which translates to MQKPPKRYQDFSKKYRDIAKAYEEMGSACHSAGPLDEKTRALVKLAISIGARIEGSTHAHARKAIAAGVKAEELYHVALLAIPTIGFPPAMAAMSWVEDMVKPELPARKRK; encoded by the coding sequence ATGCAAAAACCCCCTAAGCGATACCAGGATTTCTCCAAGAAGTACCGTGACATCGCGAAAGCGTACGAAGAGATGGGATCTGCCTGTCATTCGGCGGGACCGCTTGACGAAAAGACACGAGCCCTCGTCAAGCTCGCCATTTCAATCGGCGCCCGTATTGAGGGGAGTACTCATGCACACGCCCGAAAAGCTATCGCTGCCGGTGTCAAAGCGGAGGAGCTGTACCACGTCGCACTCCTTGCCATTCCGACGATCGGATTTCCGCCTGCCATGGCGGCGATGAGCTGGGTTGAAGATATGGTGAAACCGGAACTTCCGGCCCGCAAACGCAAATGA
- a CDS encoding rhodanese-like domain-containing protein, translating into MKNLFTDLSLNRKLALFVFVLGFLALFAGSPYRGTELKVDASEMAMIVQKEVDHVSSEELAGWIVQGKADYRLLDLRTEKEFGEYHIPTAENMQLTNLKEAQLGRNEKMVLYSDGGIHSAQAWFLLKAEGHKGVYILRGGLEEWKDKILFPRLTDNASPAEVAAFEKTRLLSKFFGGSPQVGGAAQTTTQTMTLPKLESPTGAQPKTTPGKKKKEGC; encoded by the coding sequence ATGAAAAACCTCTTCACTGATCTCTCCCTGAACAGAAAGCTTGCCCTCTTCGTGTTCGTCCTGGGATTCCTGGCTTTATTCGCTGGAAGCCCGTACAGAGGAACGGAGCTGAAAGTCGACGCCTCTGAGATGGCAATGATCGTCCAGAAGGAAGTTGATCATGTCTCTTCTGAAGAACTGGCCGGCTGGATTGTTCAAGGGAAGGCCGATTATCGTCTTCTCGACCTGCGTACCGAGAAGGAGTTTGGCGAGTACCACATCCCAACTGCGGAAAACATGCAGCTGACGAACTTGAAAGAGGCCCAGCTGGGCAGGAATGAGAAGATGGTCTTGTACTCTGACGGGGGGATTCACTCCGCACAAGCCTGGTTTCTCCTGAAGGCCGAAGGGCACAAGGGAGTCTACATACTGCGCGGCGGGTTGGAGGAATGGAAAGACAAAATACTCTTTCCACGACTTACCGATAACGCTTCGCCGGCCGAAGTCGCGGCGTTCGAGAAGACCAGACTCTTGAGCAAATTCTTCGGGGGATCCCCGCAGGTTGGAGGCGCTGCACAGACCACCACGCAGACGATGACGCTCCCGAAACTCGAATCCCCTACGGGAGCACAACCCAAGACAACTCCGGGAAAGAAGAAGAAAGAGGGCTGCTGA
- a CDS encoding 3-ketoacyl-ACP reductase has product MKTTIPVVLITGASRGLGRGIAVEAAKRGYSVAVNFARDRKSALQTVSQCTANRLSKEQQFLAVQADISESSQVKKLVKKVLSEMGRIDALVNNAGVAPKERKDLTEMTEESFDEVLRVNLQGPFFLTQRVANYWLKETPSPLLPGGFKVVFVSSISADAVSLNRGEYCISKAGLAMVNKLWALRLADHGVQVYELRPGVMLTDMTSGVKEKYDKLLAEGLVPLKRWGTAEDVGQAAGALLSGQFPFSTGEVIYVDGGLHIQRL; this is encoded by the coding sequence ATGAAAACAACAATACCCGTTGTCCTCATTACCGGCGCAAGCCGCGGGTTGGGGCGGGGAATTGCCGTCGAGGCTGCAAAACGGGGCTATTCTGTGGCAGTGAATTTTGCACGAGATCGCAAATCTGCTCTGCAGACCGTATCACAATGCACGGCAAACCGGTTGTCGAAGGAACAGCAGTTCCTGGCCGTCCAGGCAGACATCAGCGAATCGTCGCAGGTGAAAAAACTCGTGAAGAAGGTCCTTTCGGAAATGGGTAGAATCGATGCCCTCGTCAATAATGCAGGAGTCGCCCCGAAGGAAAGAAAAGACCTGACCGAGATGACCGAAGAATCATTTGACGAAGTGCTAAGGGTTAACCTGCAAGGGCCATTTTTCCTTACTCAGCGCGTGGCCAACTACTGGCTCAAGGAAACTCCATCCCCACTGCTCCCTGGAGGCTTCAAGGTTGTGTTCGTTTCATCGATCTCGGCTGATGCAGTGTCGTTGAACCGCGGTGAATACTGCATCTCGAAAGCCGGCCTCGCAATGGTCAACAAGCTGTGGGCGTTACGCCTGGCTGATCATGGTGTGCAGGTGTATGAACTCCGGCCGGGTGTTATGTTGACCGACATGACCAGTGGTGTCAAAGAGAAGTATGACAAGCTGCTCGCTGAGGGACTGGTACCATTGAAGCGGTGGGGGACGGCTGAGGACGTGGGCCAGGCAGCTGGAGCGCTCCTCTCGGGCCAATTTCCGTTTTCCACCGGCGAAGTGATCTACGTCGACGGCGGCCTTCACATCCAACGATTGTGA
- the nrfD gene encoding polysulfide reductase NrfD, whose product MHELTTTRHNELVDPVLQIWAWQIPVYLFIGGLVAGIMIISGYFALKGQYKKNMFTSFYLPHISLVLLSLGMFSLFLDLEHKLYVWRLYTTFKIMSPMSWGAWILILVYPALWLNTLIRIPDAYKNIIPVFDRLSARINQHPFLIKSIGTLNMLLGTLLGMYTGVLLSSIAARPLWNSSMLWMVFLVSGLSAASAFVHLVARDPEERLLLAKADNGFLTLELFVIGGFVSGLLSSTGVHSEAVLLILVGPYAPAFWVGVIGLGIIIPLIIQMLAVNARVKHTSAAPIMVLFGGLLLRFVIVYAGQYSHYTHQALSR is encoded by the coding sequence ATGCACGAACTCACAACTACGAGGCACAACGAGCTCGTCGATCCCGTCCTGCAGATCTGGGCATGGCAGATTCCTGTGTATCTGTTCATCGGCGGACTCGTCGCCGGGATCATGATCATCTCCGGTTACTTTGCCCTCAAGGGTCAGTACAAGAAGAACATGTTCACAAGTTTCTACCTGCCTCACATCAGCCTCGTTCTGCTGAGCCTGGGTATGTTCTCGCTATTCCTCGATCTTGAACACAAACTGTACGTCTGGAGACTCTACACCACATTCAAGATCATGTCGCCGATGTCCTGGGGAGCATGGATACTGATTCTCGTGTACCCTGCTCTCTGGTTGAACACACTCATCCGCATTCCGGATGCATACAAGAATATCATCCCCGTGTTTGACCGCCTGAGTGCCAGAATCAACCAACATCCATTCTTGATCAAGAGCATTGGCACTCTCAACATGCTCCTGGGCACACTCCTTGGCATGTATACCGGCGTGCTCCTGAGTTCGATCGCCGCAAGGCCTCTCTGGAACAGCTCTATGCTTTGGATGGTGTTTCTCGTTTCCGGACTCTCGGCTGCGTCCGCGTTTGTGCACCTTGTCGCGCGCGACCCGGAAGAACGACTGTTACTCGCCAAAGCAGACAACGGCTTTCTGACCCTCGAGCTCTTTGTGATCGGCGGCTTCGTCAGCGGCTTGCTGAGCTCGACGGGAGTTCATTCCGAAGCAGTTCTGCTCATACTCGTCGGACCGTACGCCCCAGCGTTCTGGGTGGGCGTCATCGGACTCGGCATCATCATCCCCTTGATCATTCAGATGCTGGCAGTGAACGCCAGAGTCAAACATACATCGGCAGCTCCCATTATGGTCTTGTTTGGCGGACTTCTGCTCCGCTTCGTCATCGTGTATGCGGGGCAATACAGCCACTACACGCATCAGGCACTATCAAGATAG
- a CDS encoding molybdopterin-dependent oxidoreductase produces the protein MNSISRRRFLKISAATVSLAAAGCATKSGTSSLGAKEKKNGIQKIPTYCDICFWKCGAIAYVKDGELWKIEGNPDDPLSRGRLCPRGTGGIGAHTDPDRLRTPLIRKRERGEEVWQEVTWDEALGYIADKMQKIKSEYGPESMALFSHGIGGNFLKHTMKAYGTPNISAPSFAQCRGPRDVGFRLTFGEDVSSPERTDIKNAQCLVLIGSHLGENMHNSQVQEFADAIDNDASIIVVDPRFSVAASKAKWYLPIKPGTDLALLLAWMNVIVKENLYDKEYVTKHGFGFEQFAATLLPYTPEWAYPETGIEPEVIRATAREMARYKPATLVHPGRHVTWYGDDAQRSRAIALLNALLGSWGRKGGFYYPVSMDVPAYPYPAYPKPARDKVDNPNHKYPFAHETITTGTRDATISGQPYPIKGWFVYASNLIHALPNEQETIKAIQNLDLLVVVDVIPSEIAGWADVVLPEAVYLERHDDLNVEWFRDSFTALRQPVVESPHDQKPNWWIAKQLAGKLGLSSYFPWNDIEEYFKHRLTAAGLDYDELRQKGIIRGKKQPNYFEEGVPIEFPTPSGKIEFYSLQLQKAGFDPVPRYTKPDPNPPGSFRLLYGRSPVHSFSRTHSNRILSDMMSENEVWVNASVAGRLGLQNAQYVTLKNQDGVVSNRVKVKVTERIRPDCVYVVHGFGHTSKGLKHAFRKGASDAQLITRYKTDPLMGGTGMNNNFVTIEPAEA, from the coding sequence ATGAATTCGATTTCCCGAAGACGATTCCTGAAAATCTCCGCAGCGACCGTCAGCCTCGCGGCCGCCGGATGCGCGACCAAGTCTGGAACATCAAGCCTCGGCGCGAAGGAGAAAAAGAATGGGATCCAGAAAATCCCGACCTATTGTGATATCTGCTTCTGGAAGTGCGGCGCGATTGCGTACGTCAAAGACGGTGAACTGTGGAAAATCGAAGGCAACCCGGATGATCCGCTCAGCCGCGGACGCCTTTGCCCGCGGGGCACCGGCGGCATAGGCGCTCACACAGACCCCGACAGACTCCGCACACCGCTGATCCGCAAACGCGAGCGAGGTGAAGAAGTGTGGCAGGAAGTCACCTGGGATGAGGCGCTGGGATACATTGCCGACAAGATGCAGAAGATCAAATCCGAATACGGACCGGAATCGATGGCGCTCTTCAGCCACGGTATCGGCGGCAACTTCCTGAAGCACACAATGAAAGCATACGGAACTCCGAACATCTCAGCCCCCTCCTTCGCCCAATGTCGCGGACCCCGCGATGTCGGATTCCGCCTCACCTTCGGCGAGGACGTCAGTTCGCCTGAACGGACGGATATCAAGAACGCCCAATGCCTGGTCCTGATCGGAAGTCACCTCGGCGAGAACATGCACAACTCCCAGGTCCAGGAGTTCGCTGACGCGATCGACAACGACGCTTCAATCATCGTCGTCGACCCGCGTTTCTCCGTTGCCGCGAGCAAGGCCAAGTGGTACCTCCCCATCAAGCCGGGGACCGATCTCGCTTTGCTTCTTGCGTGGATGAATGTCATCGTGAAGGAGAATCTGTACGACAAAGAGTATGTGACAAAACACGGATTCGGTTTCGAACAATTCGCAGCCACACTCCTCCCCTACACACCAGAATGGGCATATCCCGAAACAGGAATTGAACCAGAAGTCATACGCGCTACCGCCCGCGAGATGGCGCGATACAAGCCGGCAACGCTCGTCCATCCGGGAAGGCACGTCACCTGGTACGGCGACGATGCACAACGCAGCAGAGCCATCGCACTGCTCAACGCACTCCTTGGAAGCTGGGGACGCAAAGGAGGATTCTACTATCCCGTCAGCATGGACGTTCCGGCATATCCATATCCTGCCTATCCGAAGCCGGCAAGAGACAAAGTCGACAATCCGAATCACAAGTATCCTTTCGCGCATGAGACAATCACCACCGGCACCCGCGATGCTACAATATCCGGCCAACCGTATCCCATTAAAGGCTGGTTTGTTTATGCGTCCAACCTGATTCACGCACTTCCAAACGAGCAGGAGACGATCAAGGCTATCCAGAACCTCGACCTTCTCGTCGTGGTCGATGTGATACCGAGTGAAATTGCCGGATGGGCGGACGTCGTTCTCCCCGAAGCTGTCTACCTCGAGCGGCACGACGATCTCAACGTGGAGTGGTTCAGGGATTCGTTCACAGCCCTGCGTCAACCGGTCGTCGAATCGCCTCACGATCAGAAACCGAACTGGTGGATCGCAAAGCAGCTCGCCGGGAAACTTGGCCTCAGCAGCTATTTCCCCTGGAACGATATCGAGGAGTATTTCAAGCACCGCCTTACCGCAGCCGGACTCGATTACGATGAGCTCAGGCAAAAAGGGATCATCAGGGGAAAGAAACAGCCCAATTACTTCGAAGAAGGGGTGCCTATTGAATTCCCCACTCCTTCGGGAAAGATCGAATTCTACTCTTTGCAGCTCCAGAAGGCAGGGTTCGACCCGGTCCCGAGATATACAAAGCCCGATCCGAATCCCCCCGGATCGTTCCGACTCCTCTACGGCCGCTCACCCGTTCATTCGTTCAGCAGGACGCATTCAAACAGGATTCTCTCCGATATGATGTCTGAGAACGAGGTATGGGTCAATGCTTCCGTCGCAGGAAGGCTGGGATTGCAGAACGCCCAGTACGTCACGCTGAAGAATCAGGATGGAGTCGTCAGCAATAGAGTGAAAGTGAAGGTGACTGAGAGAATCCGGCCGGACTGCGTGTATGTTGTCCACGGATTCGGCCATACGTCCAAAGGACTTAAACACGCCTTCCGCAAAGGTGCAAGTGATGCGCAACTGATCACCAGGTACAAGACTGATCCGCTCATGGGAGGTACGGGAATGAACAACAATTTCGTCACCATCGAACCGGCGGAGGCGTAA
- a CDS encoding aldo/keto reductase, producing MNGYDRRQFLKSSLLGSSGAILASSALGQTATANAEPSVRRTKLITRKLGKTGIEVPIVSFGVMRADNPALVKTAMEAGIVLFDTAHGYQRGRNEEMLGEVLKDQKRDSYILATKVQPEEKDNKTGILKAGSTAKAFLDRFDISLKRLKLDYVDVLYVHEISTREGVFFPAMIEALQEAKKSGKAKHVGLSTHRNEPEVIQAAIEAGIYEVVLTSVNFKQDHYGQVKEAIAKAAKAGVGIVAMKTMAGGFHDKERTKPINCKAALKFVLQDENITTAIPGNTNFEQLATNASINTDLAMTDEEKASLALGKSESGLYCQGCEHCVPNCPKGLPIPDIMRAYMYTYGYKQPEMAQVLLKGLNVSGNPCSDCGHCTAVCTKGFNVADKVADVSRLVNVPEEFLA from the coding sequence ATGAACGGGTACGACAGACGGCAATTCCTCAAGTCATCACTTCTCGGATCTTCCGGGGCGATCCTTGCGTCGTCCGCTCTTGGGCAGACGGCAACTGCCAACGCTGAGCCATCAGTGCGGCGAACGAAGCTCATCACCCGGAAACTCGGAAAGACAGGAATCGAGGTCCCGATTGTCAGTTTCGGCGTGATGCGCGCCGACAATCCGGCGCTCGTCAAAACCGCGATGGAGGCCGGTATCGTCCTCTTTGATACCGCGCACGGGTATCAAAGGGGCCGTAATGAGGAGATGCTTGGGGAAGTACTGAAAGATCAAAAGAGAGATTCCTATATTCTCGCTACGAAAGTCCAGCCCGAGGAAAAGGACAACAAGACGGGAATCCTGAAAGCCGGCTCTACTGCGAAAGCGTTTCTTGACCGGTTTGATATCAGTTTGAAGAGGCTTAAGCTCGATTACGTTGATGTTCTCTATGTACACGAGATCTCAACCAGGGAAGGTGTCTTTTTCCCGGCAATGATTGAAGCCTTGCAGGAAGCCAAGAAGTCAGGAAAAGCAAAGCATGTAGGCCTGTCGACACACAGGAATGAACCGGAAGTCATCCAGGCCGCAATCGAGGCCGGCATCTACGAGGTGGTTTTGACATCTGTTAATTTCAAGCAGGATCACTATGGACAAGTCAAAGAGGCAATAGCAAAAGCAGCGAAAGCAGGAGTCGGAATCGTTGCGATGAAGACCATGGCAGGCGGATTCCATGACAAAGAACGGACCAAGCCTATCAACTGCAAAGCGGCGCTAAAGTTCGTGCTTCAGGACGAGAATATCACCACAGCGATACCGGGCAACACGAATTTTGAGCAGCTCGCCACCAATGCCAGCATCAACACCGATCTTGCGATGACCGACGAAGAAAAAGCCAGCCTCGCGCTCGGCAAGTCCGAAAGCGGCTTGTACTGCCAGGGATGCGAGCATTGCGTACCGAATTGCCCGAAGGGATTGCCGATACCCGACATCATGCGCGCGTACATGTATACTTATGGATACAAGCAACCCGAAATGGCGCAGGTTCTGCTCAAGGGGCTCAACGTCTCCGGAAATCCATGCAGCGATTGCGGCCATTGCACGGCAGTGTGCACAAAGGGGTTCAATGTAGCCGACAAGGTCGCTGACGTCTCGCGCCTCGTCAACGTGCCAGAGGAATTTCTAGCGTAG